Proteins encoded together in one Lutra lutra chromosome 4, mLutLut1.2, whole genome shotgun sequence window:
- the LOC125097250 gene encoding uncharacterized protein LOC125097250 gives MSPQPAAGTHTGHSENRENVNERKRVKTENKGFGWTRTGRLRGGHTRPPRRGRPSALTRAALSRQHAGSLAHRGGLAHSRCQEPAARPPRPGQAGPLTGVPKAVHAGAPASTWERPPPVSSSHRAAARSSVPLPRTQYALGSARATGLTVLAPRGCGRARGQPPKAPPRARLAPLGAAVGPAPAIPAALGLEQTRGESRSPTGSGALGRRVWAERGDAAAPKSSPILRR, from the exons ATGTCCCCGCAGCCTGCTGCTGGCACCCACACGGGACACTCCGAGAACAGAGAAAAcgtgaatgaaagaaaaagggtgAAGACTGAAAATAAAGGATTCGGATGGA CACGGACCGGGCGCCTCCGCGGCGGGCACACCCGCCCGCCCCGTCGGGGTCGGCCGTCCGCTCTGACGCGGGCGGCACTCAGTCGTCAGCACGCGGGCAGCCTCGCTCACAGAGGCGGCCTCGCTCACAGTCGCTGCCAGGAGCCCGCCGCTCGCCCTCCCCGTCCCGGGCAAGCAGGGCCGCTGACTGGGGTCCCGAAGGCTGTTCATGCGGGCGCGCCTGCCAGCACCTGGGAGAGGCCACCCCCGGTCTCCTCCTCACACCGCGCGGCGGCCAGAAGCTCCGTGCCGCTCCCGCGCACCCAGTACGCCCTGGGAAGCGCGCGCGCTACCGGCTTAACGGTTCTGGCCCCGCGGGGCTGCGGCCGCGCTCGAGGCCAGCCACCCaaggccccgccccgcgcccgcctCGCGCCCCTCGGAGCCGCCgtcggccccgcccccgccatccCCGCAGCCCTCGGCCTCGAGCAGACGCGCGGCGAGAGCCGTTCCCCGACGGGCAGCGGGGCGCTGGGTCGCCGCGTTTGGGCTGAGCGCGGCGACGCTGCTGCCCCGAAATCCTCCCCGATCTTGAGGCGGTAA